Below is a genomic region from Syntrophorhabdaceae bacterium.
GCGTGCTCAGTTCGTTGAGAAAACGTCCCACGAAGAGGTTGTGCTTCAGGGGATCGACAGGGGTAATACCGAGGACATAAGCAACGACAGAGCTTGCCGCCGATCCTCTCCCCTGCGCGGAGATGCCCATTCTCTTCGCGTATTCGACGATGTCCCAGACAACCAGGAAATATCCCGAAAGCCCCTTGTCTTCAATAAGGGTTATTTCGTGGTCAATTCTTTCGAGTATATCATTCGTGAGCACGCCATATCTGCCTGCGGCTTTCTGTATGGCAAGCTTCCTCAAAAACCCCGTTGCCGTTTCTCCTGCCGGCAGGGGATATAAGGGATAGGAAGAGGAAGAAAAATTGAGATCAAAGGTGCAACGCCTCGCAATCTCTCCGGTCCTCGTTATTGCCTCATGAGGAAGCCAGGGAAGCTTGATCATATCATCATATGCCTTGAGATAATATTCCGAGTTCAGACGGCGAAACTGCCCGGAGCGGTCAAGGGGCACCCTGTTCTTTATACAGGCGAGTACGTCATGAAGTATGTGTCTGTCCCGTGTGGCGTAGTGGACATTGTTTGTGGCCACCATATCAAGGCCAAGCCTTTTCGTAAGTTCTATAAGCTGCAGGGACAGGTGTTTGTCGTCCGGGATAAGGTGGTTCTCGATCTCTATAAAAAAATTGTCCCGCCCAAAAATGGCCTCATATTTCTTGCCTGCCTCATACGCCTTTTCCTTCTCGTCCTTTAAGAGAAGACAGGCGATTTCTCCCTTTCTGCAACCCGACAGGCAGATGAGGCCGTCGGTATTGCCGGATAGCTCCGAGAGCGCCAGCACAGGGTTCGCTTTTGAACCCGCGAGATGCGCTTTTGAGATGAGTCGGGACAGATTGCTGTAACCTTTGTGGTTCTCGACAAGGAGGGTAAGGTGGAACCCCTCCTTAAGGGTGAGCTCGGCGCCGATGATGGGTTTTATGCCTGCCTTCCGAGCGGCCTTATAGAATGCGCTGGCGTTATAGAGCCCATCGTGATCGGTGATGGCGAGCGCGGGCATGCCGAGAGAGGCAGCCCGATGAATAAGCTCTTCTGTTCGGGATGCGCCATCGAGGAAAGAAAAGTTTGAGTGGGTGTGGAGCTCGATATAGAGGGTATTACTGGGGCTCGTCATCCGCCCCCTCCACCAGCAAAGCCCCAACCGGCAAAACTTGCACCTGCGAGCGGGTCAAGGCTGTCTCTATGCGGTCCAGTTTTGCCTATACCATTTATCGTGTAAGAGATCATGGAACACAGTGACCCTGCTGCCGCCGTCAAGCTCCAGCA
It encodes:
- a CDS encoding PHP domain-containing protein, with product MTSPSNTLYIELHTHSNFSFLDGASRTEELIHRAASLGMPALAITDHDGLYNASAFYKAARKAGIKPIIGAELTLKEGFHLTLLVENHKGYSNLSRLISKAHLAGSKANPVLALSELSGNTDGLICLSGCRKGEIACLLLKDEKEKAYEAGKKYEAIFGRDNFFIEIENHLIPDDKHLSLQLIELTKRLGLDMVATNNVHYATRDRHILHDVLACIKNRVPLDRSGQFRRLNSEYYLKAYDDMIKLPWLPHEAITRTGEIARRCTFDLNFSSSSYPLYPLPAGETATGFLRKLAIQKAAGRYGVLTNDILERIDHEITLIEDKGLSGYFLVVWDIVEYAKRMGISAQGRGSAASSVVAYVLGITPVDPLKHNLFVGRFLNELST